The Bryobacteraceae bacterium genome includes a window with the following:
- a CDS encoding hypothetical protein (possible pseudo, frameshifted) → MSKTGRRPALIDSPEAFHQVTKLPVVVPMTSGGSFARTAGFAVSLSGAGTQTTGVIRCDQPRALDLGARGGKKLEAVPAAIMDEVLARLAPIFE, encoded by the coding sequence ATGAGCAAAACAGGCCGCCGTCCCGCTCTGATCGACTCTCCTGAGGCGTTCCATCAAGTGACAAAACTGCCCGTGGTTGTCCCCATGACCAGCGGAGGGAGTTTTGCCCGGACGGCCGGGTTCGCTGTCTCGCTGTCGGGTGCCGGAACCCAGACCACCGGGGTGATCCGCTGCGACCAACCCCGCGCCCTCGACCTCGGCGCCCGTGGCGGCAAAAAACTGGAAGCCGTTCCGGCCGCGATCATGGACGAGGTTCTGGCCAGACTCGCGCCGATCTTCGAGTGA